attatataaatatattatataaatatattatataaatatattatataaatatattatataaatatattatataaatatattatataaatatatgttaaaaaatttaattatagttttattgatttattatttgattatattttatatagaaatttttttgtatatttttgggTTAATTTAGATAGTTATTTTTCTTAGAGTTATTTTATAGTTAGTGTTGTGAGTTTGAGGATTTATGAAGATAAGATACAGTAATTTagttaattgtaaataaaattagtgcCAGCAATTGCggttaaactaattataagaatgaattttatttaatttgatatgagttaataaaaatatattaattgttgtgatcataattgaaattttttagtgaaatataaattttaattataagttattattattatttgatgagttatatataaagtatagtaatctttataataaattaggaTTAGATACCCTATTATTAgagaataaaaagttaatagatTGAAGTATTAAATGagaatcattaaatttatataatttggcggtattttttttattagaggaacttgtttattaaatgataatcCACGAGTAGATTTacctaatttaaatatttttatgtattgttgtttagaatttatcattatagtgagaatattttagaattttaattaaagtgtaATTCAAATCaaaatgtagaataattaGGGTTAGATGAGTTACagtttaattgtataattggatcttttatattaatataaaagtgaaattggatttaatagtaaatttatttaaataaataaattgaaaagtaaaaaaaatgtgtacaaATTGCCCGTCATTTTCATtttgaaatgaaaaaagtCGTAACATAGTAAATGTACTGGAAAGTGTATTTAGAtggcaaaaaattttagtttaataatataaaaataattcatttacaaTGAggagattatttaataaaataataaaatttttttatatgtgataaataattaatgtaatttggatatttaaatttatagataaataaaattataataaattaataaagttttatagttaattaaatgaaattaattaattttattaataataaatatagtaatgTAGGTGAATTTATTTTGGTtgtaataagattaatataagaaaatttattttattgttcctTTTGTATCaggatttattaaaaatatagttatatattttgtaattatctcGAAATTATAAGAGCTAATTTTATATGAGATTTATTgtggtataaatattttaaatattaagttagagaagatattttattcaattataatgatatctagtttttatataaataaatttaatttatataaaatttaaaaatttgtttaattaaaaaaaattatatttttaattttataaaatatttatgggataaactgtaaataaaattaaaattttatttgttaattgtttagaaaaatattaatagtcttaaaatttgattatttataataaaaatttaataatttatattaaaatattttagagatttattgtttagaaatttataaagtatataaatatttttaataatttttttaaaaaagaaataatgataaaattagtataagtaagataatttgtaaaaatatataattgtttaaataataaatagtaatttggcaaatttaataaattcaactgtttaataaaaacatagtTTTTTGAGAATAATATAAGATTAGTTCTgctcaatgaaaataattaaatagctGCAGTAAATTGACTGTACAAAGGTAGCATAataatttgtcttttaattaaagactggaatgaatgaataaatgagatttatactttcttttttataaagttagaattagaattttaagTAAGAatgcttaaatatatttatgggACGATAAGACcctatagaattttatataaatatgattttaaattttaatttataaaagttatatttatattttgttgggaggacatttaaattattaaaactttaaaaatttaaatacattaattagtgaatttttgattattaatttttaatttagaattaattaccTTAGGGATAACAGCGTAATATTTTTGGTGagatcttattaataaaaatgtttgcgaCCTCGATGTTGAATTAAGATTTAGTTTAAATGgagatgtttaaaattttagtctGTTCGACTATTAAAATCTTACATGATTTGAGTTTAGACCGACGTGAGTCAGGTCAGTTtctatctataataaaatttaatttacgattGTACGAAAGGACTttgtaaatagaatatttttatataaatttaatatattgtataatataaaaaattattttggcaGATAAGtgtgataaatttagaatttataaatatattttaggaaaatataaataataattatttgtaattttgttcattatgtaattttaaatattgctaGTCTTTTAggattattgttaatattattagtagGTGTGGCTTTTTTAACTTTGTTAGAGCGTAAATTGTTAGGGTATGTTCAATACCGAAAAGGTCCTAATAAATTAGGGTTTATAGGCATTATACAACCTTTTAGTGATGCTATTAAGTTGTTTAATAaggagttattttatatttttaagtctaatcagtatatttattatttgtgtcCTATTGTAAGATTTTTGATGATATTGGTAATTTGAATGGTTTATCcttttattactaatatttattttataaattattcaatattatttttaattttagtgatAAGAATCAGtgggtatattttattaataataggaTGATCATCTAATTCTACATATTCTTTGTTGGGGGCTTTGCGATCTGTAGCTCAAACTTTATCTTATGaagtaagatttatttttatagttttggttttaatgttaataagaGAAAGATACTCATTAATAGATTTTAGTAAATGGCAGgtttatatatgatatttaatatatatatttccagtttttgtaatgttttttgttAGAGTTTTAGCTGAGTTGAATCGAAGTCCTATAGATTTTATTGAAGGAGAATCTGAGTTAGTTTCTGGATTTAATATTGAGTATTTTAGAGGAGgatttgctttaatttttatggGTGAATAtggtataattattttttttagaatgttaatatgttttttgtttataagtaTTAGAagagtattaataatatttttatatattaatatattctgtatattgattatttttatgcgtGGTTTATTGCCTCGAATGCGGTATGATGAGTTGATGTATTTGTGTTGGAAGATTATTTTACCattagtattaaattatttagtaatgattttttcttttaaaattatatttactttgtttatttagatttgtaattatgaaaaaagttaatagaaaattttatttctatattatattttcaaaatatattcttgttcAAGATCATTAACCTTTAagttaaatgaattaattagtagaatatatgtttatctcaatatttgtatgatataaacaataaaataaaatataagaagtaggataaagataaaatttgtcTTAGGTGAACATAAGGGTATTCAATTGGTTGGGCTCCAATTCaagttagtaaaataaaaatattaataaaagttcaatataaaaattgactaAAAGGGTAAAATCCTATAGTATTTATTGAAGTAGATATTAAtggtataatatataaaattatgattgatATAAGTAAGGCTAATACTCCTCCTAATTTACTTGGAATTGAGCGTAGGATTGCATAAGCAAATAGAAAATATCATTCTGGTTGAATATGAACTGGTGTAACTATTGGATTTGCAGGGATAAAATTGTCTGGGTCTCTAAATATATAAGGATATTGTaagataataatagtaaagattaataaaaaaattataaatccaaatatatctttaagaGTGAAATATGAGTTAAAAGGAATTTTATTGTAGTTTCTATTTAATCCTAAAGGGTTTGATGATCCTGTgttatgaagaaaaaaaagatgtaataatactattattaaaattataaacggtaaaataaaatgaattgaGTAAAAACGATTGAGAGTAGCATTGTTAATGGAAAATCCCCCTCATAATCATTGAACGATTATAGTTCCCATATATGGAATAGTAGACACTAAGTTTGTAATAACTGTTGCCCCTCAGAAAGATATTTGACCTCAGGGTAATACGTATCCTAAAAAAGCTGTGgctatagaaataaaaaaatagatactcCTACTATTCAggtatttttaagtataaatgaattataatataatcctCGCCCAATGTGAGTGTAtatacagataaaaaatattgaggctccattaatatgaatattatgtattaatcatccataatttacattttgtataatatggATAATTCTGTTAAAAGCTATTAGTGTATTTGGGCAATAATGTATTGATAAGATGAATCCCCTAATAATTTGAATTCCTAAAAATATTCCTAGAAGAGATCCAAAATTTCatcaatatgaaatatttgttggAGTAggtaattttaaaagagagTCATTTATTAtggttattaaattaatttttttcatatttattaaatagaaggtttaaaattatttagatatttttcgtaaagattttgattttattgaagaaattttaatgattgtaAATAggctaattaataaaaatattatacatatgattGTTAGATTGTTATAGGGGTAGgtgtaaagatttaaaatattattaaatattttttcattgattttattcaataagtTAGTTTCCCTTGTTTGATATATTgggttaaaataataaatttttttattaataatattaaaaataagaaatataatatttaatataatagttaataaaaataatttattattatttaaaataaaagttatttgttCGTTAGAAATTAATCTtgagaaatatagaaagataattaataaacctctaattataattaagaaaagtataatggAGTATATGaagtttatttttcaaattgatatatttaatgttattaaaattctataaataatgattagaattatgtttataattggatgagagtaaatattattagctATAAATAtgagtattaaaattattataattgtaataaaaaaaggaataaaggTAGTAGTTTTTATCATATGTTTTTAGAGGgcagaaaatagttttaaataaaatattaattttggggattagagatatatataaatttatatttttctgattataaatttatttagttgatttttttgtttgagtTAAGTTTGGTTGTttgaattgaatattatttttgtttttatgattaaattgtGGGTATGGCTGTTAAAATGATAGATTTTAGAAGGgttaaaatagttatttaaattatgaaaataagatGTGGAATGAATCGAGagtgtattattataaatttttggtaAATTATAaggcatattttaaatttaatataaatattagggtttatttttgatttttagttatttgatagcttaaatattattattattatattttaaatttacaaaatttatgttttaagtTAAACTATAAAGCTAGAttcattcatattttatttaattatttatttttaaataattattttaattatattttttatgatgttataatttatattcatattttttttataactttagttttgttgattttattatttaagtatatattagttattttgatatttttagaagtgatgattattaatatttctataattatgtttgtggtatttagaatattaaaaattgaattttatttaatttattatttggtaTTTAGAGTTTGTGAGAGAGTTTTGGGGATTACTTTATTAGTTTTAGTTATTCGATATTCTGGTAATGAGTTGTATTATTCCTTTAATAtaagaaagttttaattagaatggttattattattaattttttttattatgttaaaatttatttttatattaatttttatgaattttataatagttattaataaaaaaattttattaagtttttattataatttattattttttataagatttttatatttatttatgtatatagaaATTAGGGggatttatattcatttattaataaattattttgggattgataattattctttttttataaatgttttaagaatgtgaattttaagattaatatttatgtgtttagATAAAAAGGAGttattgaagatatttttatttataattttgttgaaagtttttattgggtttttttgttcattaagattaatagtgttttatttttttttgaggtGAGATtaattccaacattttttttaattatttattgaggaATTAATCCAGAACGATTGAGTGCgggattttatttaataatatatacattatttatttctttgcctttattgatttatattttttggttattttatagatttaaatcttttaatataaatttaataatgtattatatgaataattatttaataagattttttgattatttaattatttttagggctttttttattaaattacctatttattttttccatgtATGATTACCTAAGGCTCATGTGGAGGCTCCTGTTTATGGTTCTATAGTATTAGcagctattttattaaaattaggaACTTATGGTCTTATTcgtttaatgataatttttgtttatagttgtattaattttaattatttaatttttagggTCTCTATTGTAGGGAGATTAGTAGTAAGATTATTATGTTTAACccaaattgatttaaaaagtttGGTGGCTTATTCTTCTGtagtacatataaattttttattagcttctataataactataataaaattaggaaTTTTAAgatcttatattataataattggtCACGGGCTATGTTCGTCaggtttattttatatagttaatatttattatataaaatctcatagacgaattatttttttaaataaagggATGATAACAATTTTACCAGTTTATTctatttgatgattttttttatgttcatctaatttttcttttcctttatctttaaattttattagtgaagttttgataattatagCTATTATTAGGTGGGGGGTGGGgatacttgtttatttaataattatttgtttttttagaagggcatattctttatatttattttcgtacaTTCAGCATggtgatatatatattgaggaaaaaattaattttagtttagtTAAAgagataattgttttaattttacatttatatcctttagtttttttattattaaatttaattgtgttttattagtattaatgatttaagtagtttaaagattaaaataataatttgtgggattatagttatataagaattaaaatatatcttaaattattattaatatattagtttattctttttatatatttataacgtttattttatttttattagtaagGATATGATTATATGTTTTtgattatatgattataatagagtgattaataattagatattgtTCTTtgaatttagaattatttttattattagattgggtatctttattgtttataggttttgttttattgatttcgtcaataatttttttgtataggAAAGTGTATATAGAAGgggataaaaatatagatcggtttatattattagtttttatatttattatatctatgaTTATCATGATTTTAAGtcctaatatttttagtattttatttggGTGGGATGGGTTAGGTTTAGTTTCTTATTGTTTAGTAAtctattatcaaaattatatatcttataattcAGGAATAGTAACTGTGTTATGTAATCGAATTGGGGATGTAGGGTTATTGATATCTATTGGTTTAATAGTTATGTATGGGAGATGGGGTATATATATGTTAGATAGaagaattgtaataatatttttgatcttAGCTGCTATAACTAAGAGAGCTCAgattcctttttcttcttggTTACCAATAGCTATGGCAGCCCCTACTCCAGTATCTGCTTTAGTTCATTCTTCTACATTAGTTACTGCTGgggtttatttaataattcgatttaataatttattaataaaaaggaatttaaataaatttttattatttatttctgttttaactatatttatgGCAGGATTAATGGCTAATATTGagtttgatttaaaaaaaattattgctcttTCTACTTTAAGTCAGTTAgggttaataataataattttaagaatagggtttagattaatttcattttatcatttgttaacacatgctatttttaaatctttactCTTTATGTGTGCTGGAATTATgattcatttaataaataataaccaaGATATTCGAAATTATGggtcattaaataaattagttccTTTTActataataagattttatatttctaatttatcttTATGTGGTTGTCCATTTTTAGCTGGTTTTTATTCTAAGGATTTGATCATAGAATTggtttatttgaataatataaatttgtttttgttatttataattattttttctttaactttaaCTGTATCTTATtcatttcgattattttattatttattttttggagaaataaaattttatagatatttatttgtaaaagaaaatatacttataaatttttcaataataattttgataattttaagaataattgttggtagaataataaattggttatttttttttgatttttatgtaccttttttaatattttatattaaatttttaactttaattttatgtggGTTTGGATTAATTTTTGGaaacttaatatatttaattaatataattaatttttatatttatatatatttttttagatctatatgatttttaaattatttaataatgtatatttataagcctgttttatatattaggaaaaatttttatttgattgatAAAACTTGAATTGAGTATTCAAatcgtttaataataaaaagtttgattataaattatatgaagtttggtttaaatatttataaaatttatatatttatagctgTAATAgcaatatttgtattgtttatttattttatttatttaaatagcttaaatttaaagtataatattgaagatattaagataatatatgatgtatttttaaatatttataaataagatattaatatattattatttttatattgaaaatataatgttttaatttaaactatataaataaatatttaataagagatatataatgaatttatttttcattagtGATTGAATTAGaagttcaattttaaatatatctaaaatttatagtgtTGATGGTTAATTGAGGGAAAGACATAGTTTAactagaattaattaaaattcaattaaattattaacaataatttacctCTTTTTTGGTTTTAGTTAATACCTTTAgactattaatataatcaaaattttaagtcGAAATTAAATGTAAGGTTTACTTTAAAggttaattgaaaattattttagacatataaattttgtttataatttttaaatgcaatttaagaGTTATGATTTAACTAATGTccaatgaaataattaattataattttcaatctattgattcttctaaatattctaaatataaaccaataattaaaataattaaaaataggaaaGTAGTAAAAATTACTGTTATA
The Linepithema humile isolate Giens D197 unplaced genomic scaffold, Lhum_UNIL_v1.0 unplaced_2, whole genome shotgun sequence genome window above contains:
- the LOC137001860 gene encoding LOW QUALITY PROTEIN: NADH-ubiquinone oxidoreductase chain 4-like (The sequence of the model RefSeq protein was modified relative to this genomic sequence to represent the inferred CDS: substituted 3 bases at 3 genomic stop codons), encoding GINPERLSAGFYLIIYTLFISLPLLIYIFWLFYRFKSFNINLIMYYMNNYLIRFFDYLIIFRAFFIKLPIYFFHVXLPKAHVEAPVYGSIVLAAILLKLGTYGLIRLMIIFVYSCINFNYLIFRVSIVGRLVVRLLCLTQIDLKSLVAYSSVVHINFLLASIITIIKLGILRSYIIIIGHGLCSSGLFYIVNIYYIKSHRRIIFLNKGMITILPVYSIXXFFLCSSNFSFPLSLNFISEVLIIIAIIRWGVGILVYLIIICFFRRAYSLYLFSYIQHGDIYIEEKINFSLVKEIIVLILHLYPLVFLLLNLIVFY
- the LOC137001858 gene encoding NADH-ubiquinone oxidoreductase chain 5-like, whose protein sequence is MIIMILSPNIFSILFGWDGLGLVSYCLVIYYQNYISYNSGIVTVLCNRIGDVGLLISIGLIVMYGRWGIYMLDRRIVIIFLILAAITKRAQIPFSSWLPIAMAAPTPVSALVHSSTLVTAGVYLIIRFNNLLIKRNLNKFLLFISVLTIFMAGLMANIEFDLKKIIALSTLSQLGLIIIILRIGFRLISFYHLLTHAIFKSLLFMCAGIMIHLINNNQDIRNYGSLNKLVPFTIIRFYISNLSLCGCPFLAGFYSKDLIIELVYLNNINLFLLFIIIFSLTLTVSYSFRLFYYLFFGEIKFYRYLFVKENILINFSIIILIILRIIVGRIINWLFFFDFYVPFLIFYIKFLTLILCGFGLIFGNLIYLINIINFYIYIYFFRSI